From a single Fulvivirga ulvae genomic region:
- a CDS encoding OmpA family protein: MKTTIKLIFCFFFVIILTNEAISQEKRKTRKSGGVLALNDSITTFSNSDLFNFPNINKIPYYYNESKLKQIKKLETEKGWIALYPMLRSYVKNFGIMNFYRDTYWLWRLAKLTEIYGDYDEAKLLYKLVLKHHRSDIDIRKIELQFDSLTINDKDYYVPLEYYYELVDYRKEVDTLRPPRSVLLNMGELVNSELSDYAPTLSANDQTLIFTSKRNSHHRGIDPVYDEDLFFTEYSFGGWNKTKEFKALNTQYNEGSATLSKDGKTLFFARCNSPDSYGDCDIFTAVLQQDSTWGQVKNLGVNVNSITWDSHPSLSHNEDTLYFASDRIGGFGLSDLYYTTRSQDGNWSKAVNMGPIINTRNSEVSPFYHHVRNVLYFSSNGQSLNFGEFDIYKSYYIAGNWIEPKNIGPLVNGPGSEFYFTIDSKAEDLYYARSVENNMANLDLYSFPVPMEAQPGATTKVEGSLTDEETGKPFKGIVSIIDLDNGIEVAPKFLRPDGSFEFDLINNNNYLLIIQGEEFFRIEELFYLDGEMQLHKKTSSISSRMKFESLEFEEGKAALTTPMYGDLDKMADFLLDNPNFNLRISGHTDSDGREDFNLKLSQDRADIIKEYLVFFGGVEDARITAKGYGSSKPIVKEVTEEDKKLNRRVEFEIYRDKMDE; encoded by the coding sequence TTGAAAACAACAATTAAATTGATTTTTTGCTTTTTCTTTGTCATTATACTGACTAATGAGGCAATAAGTCAGGAAAAAAGAAAGACCCGAAAGTCCGGCGGAGTCTTGGCTTTAAATGATTCTATTACCACTTTCAGCAATTCCGACCTGTTTAATTTTCCTAATATTAACAAAATACCATACTACTATAATGAAAGTAAGCTAAAGCAGATAAAAAAACTTGAGACTGAAAAGGGCTGGATAGCACTATACCCTATGCTGAGATCGTATGTGAAGAATTTCGGCATCATGAACTTTTATCGCGATACCTACTGGCTCTGGAGACTGGCCAAACTTACTGAGATTTATGGCGATTATGACGAAGCCAAACTGCTTTACAAGCTTGTGCTTAAGCATCACCGCTCTGATATTGACATACGAAAAATAGAGCTTCAATTTGACTCACTTACTATCAACGACAAGGATTATTATGTCCCTCTTGAATATTACTACGAACTGGTTGACTACAGGAAGGAAGTAGACACACTCCGCCCGCCCAGAAGTGTGCTTTTGAATATGGGAGAGCTGGTCAACTCCGAACTCTCTGACTATGCACCCACCTTAAGTGCTAATGATCAAACGCTGATCTTTACCTCTAAAAGGAACTCTCACCATCGCGGTATTGATCCCGTTTATGACGAAGACCTTTTCTTTACTGAATATTCTTTTGGCGGATGGAATAAAACAAAAGAATTTAAAGCATTGAATACTCAGTATAATGAGGGTTCTGCTACTCTTAGCAAAGACGGTAAAACACTATTCTTTGCGAGGTGTAATTCTCCGGACTCCTATGGTGATTGTGATATTTTTACTGCGGTGCTTCAGCAGGACAGTACCTGGGGCCAGGTGAAAAACCTTGGTGTAAATGTAAACAGCATAACCTGGGACTCTCACCCGTCATTATCGCATAATGAGGACACTCTATATTTTGCTTCGGACAGGATTGGAGGATTTGGACTTTCGGACCTTTATTATACCACTCGAAGCCAGGATGGCAACTGGTCTAAGGCCGTCAATATGGGGCCAATTATCAACACTCGGAATTCGGAAGTAAGCCCGTTTTATCACCATGTCCGAAATGTATTATATTTCAGCTCCAACGGCCAAAGCCTGAACTTCGGTGAGTTTGACATCTATAAATCATATTACATCGCAGGCAATTGGATAGAGCCAAAAAACATAGGCCCTCTGGTTAACGGGCCGGGTAGTGAGTTTTATTTCACTATCGACTCCAAGGCCGAGGATTTATATTATGCCCGGTCAGTCGAAAATAACATGGCCAATCTGGACCTATACTCATTTCCCGTACCTATGGAGGCCCAGCCCGGAGCTACCACCAAAGTAGAAGGTTCTTTGACTGATGAGGAAACCGGCAAGCCTTTTAAGGGAATTGTTTCTATCATTGACCTGGATAACGGCATTGAGGTAGCTCCGAAATTTCTGCGTCCCGATGGTTCATTCGAATTTGACCTCATTAACAATAACAACTACCTTCTCATTATTCAGGGTGAGGAGTTTTTCAGGATTGAAGAACTATTTTACCTGGATGGAGAAATGCAACTGCACAAAAAAACCTCTTCCATCTCCAGCAGGATGAAGTTTGAATCCCTTGAATTCGAGGAAGGTAAGGCAGCCCTGACTACGCCTATGTATGGCGACCTGGATAAAATGGCTGACTTCCTTTTAGATAACCCGAACTTCAACCTACGCATTTCAGGTCATACCGATTCCGATGGCAGGGAAGATTTTAATTTAAAGCTATCTCAAGACAGAGCGGATATCATCAAGGAGTACCTTGTTTTCTTCGGAGGTGTTGAAGATGCAAGGATCACTGCCAAGGGATACGGTAGTTCCAAGCCTATCGTAAAGGAAGTGACCGAGGAAGACAAAAAGCTCAATCGCCGCGTGGAGTTTGAGATCTACCGCGATAAGATGGATGAATAA
- the rseP gene encoding RIP metalloprotease RseP — protein MEGLVMTAQIILSLSILVGLHEMGHLLAAKAFGMRVEQFSIGFPPKIFSFKYGETEYALSAIPLGGFVKISGMIDESMDTEAMKQPPQPYEFRSKPAWQRLIVMLGGIIVNVITGIIIFICLTYIYGDTFISNDAVNEHGGIVALEVGEELGLQTGDKIVKINGKEFEDFSETVNPSVFMGSGSYYTVERNGELVDIQIPGNFIEKMNDKEAAGKFIMPNVPALVGEVQKGSIADEIGLQEYDRIVEISGRKIENPRDMSEVVKGYKEDTISLTIERNGELLSYKRDFRNDTIIGIGFTSPKDMFAKIEYGLGESIGKGTERAFGIVFLQIKAFGKMFSGELSVRKSLAGPIGIAQAYGGDWQWERFWRMTGLLSMVLAFMNLLPIPALDGGHVMFLSYEIISGRKPSDRFLENAQKIGMAFLLLLMVFIIFNDIFKIEFVKNLFGMN, from the coding sequence ATGGAAGGATTAGTAATGACCGCTCAGATAATTCTGAGCTTATCAATTTTAGTAGGGCTTCATGAGATGGGACACCTGCTCGCCGCAAAGGCGTTTGGAATGAGGGTGGAACAGTTCTCTATAGGGTTTCCTCCTAAAATTTTCAGTTTTAAATATGGAGAAACGGAGTATGCGCTTAGTGCTATACCGCTGGGTGGATTTGTGAAAATTTCCGGAATGATAGATGAATCCATGGATACCGAGGCCATGAAACAGCCACCTCAGCCTTACGAATTCCGGTCAAAGCCGGCCTGGCAAAGGTTGATAGTTATGCTCGGAGGTATCATCGTCAATGTCATCACCGGTATAATTATTTTTATCTGCCTTACATATATTTATGGAGATACCTTTATTTCCAACGATGCTGTCAATGAACACGGGGGCATAGTGGCACTAGAAGTAGGTGAGGAGCTGGGCCTTCAAACAGGTGATAAGATCGTGAAAATTAACGGGAAAGAATTCGAAGATTTTTCTGAAACCGTTAACCCCAGTGTATTTATGGGTAGCGGATCCTACTATACGGTTGAGAGAAATGGTGAGCTTGTTGATATTCAGATTCCCGGTAACTTCATAGAAAAAATGAATGATAAGGAAGCAGCCGGAAAGTTCATTATGCCCAATGTACCTGCACTGGTTGGGGAAGTACAGAAGGGATCAATTGCCGACGAAATAGGGCTACAGGAATATGACAGGATCGTGGAGATCTCGGGCAGAAAAATAGAAAATCCGAGAGACATGTCTGAGGTGGTGAAAGGCTATAAGGAAGATACTATTTCACTGACTATCGAAAGAAACGGCGAGTTGTTGAGCTACAAACGCGATTTCAGAAATGATACCATCATCGGAATCGGGTTTACTTCACCAAAAGATATGTTTGCCAAAATAGAATATGGACTGGGAGAGTCTATCGGTAAAGGAACGGAAAGAGCCTTTGGGATTGTATTTCTACAGATCAAAGCTTTTGGCAAAATGTTTAGCGGTGAATTGTCAGTGCGTAAATCATTAGCAGGCCCTATTGGTATAGCCCAGGCTTATGGTGGAGACTGGCAGTGGGAGCGCTTCTGGAGGATGACAGGCCTGTTATCTATGGTGCTTGCATTTATGAACTTACTACCGATACCTGCATTGGATGGTGGACATGTCATGTTCCTGAGTTATGAAATAATATCAGGAAGAAAGCCATCTGACAGATTTTTAGAAAATGCACAAAAGATTGGAATGGCATTTCTTTTACTGCTGATGGTATTTATCATCTTCAATGATATATTCAAAATAGAATTTGTCAAGAACCTGTTTGGAATGAACTAA
- a CDS encoding 1-deoxy-D-xylulose-5-phosphate reductoisomerase has protein sequence MTEIIKKNIAILGSTGSIGTQALEVVDANPDHFQIEVLTAQNNCDLLISQALKYKPNVVVIGNDKHYDKVVDALDKHDIKVYAGENALASVVEMDTIDLVLTALVGYSGLKPTIRAIEAGKNIALANKETLVVAGELITGMAREKGVNIYPVDSEHSAIFQCIVGEFHNPIEKIILTASGGPFRGMSKEQLEKVTKAQALKHPNWDMGAKITIDSATLMNKGLEVIEAKWLFGLKPEQVDVVVHPQSIIHSMVQFEDGSIKAQMGLPDMKLPIQYAMAYPQRLKSDFQRFNFVNYPALTFEQPDKKTFRNLALAFEALDKGGNMPCVLNAANEIVVAEFLKDKVGFLEMSDIVEHCMEKIAFINAPTYEDYVNTDKETRIRALELID, from the coding sequence TTGACGGAAATTATTAAAAAGAATATAGCCATACTTGGCTCAACAGGTTCAATAGGAACGCAGGCGTTGGAAGTAGTAGATGCTAACCCGGACCACTTTCAGATTGAAGTGCTGACAGCACAAAATAATTGTGACCTGTTAATATCACAGGCCCTGAAATACAAACCCAATGTGGTGGTAATAGGTAACGACAAGCACTATGATAAAGTAGTCGATGCATTGGATAAGCACGACATCAAGGTCTATGCAGGAGAGAATGCTCTGGCTTCTGTAGTCGAAATGGATACCATTGACCTGGTATTGACGGCATTAGTAGGTTATAGTGGCTTAAAACCTACTATAAGAGCTATAGAAGCGGGAAAAAATATTGCACTGGCCAATAAAGAAACACTGGTAGTAGCAGGAGAGCTGATCACTGGTATGGCCCGGGAAAAGGGAGTAAATATCTACCCGGTCGACTCTGAGCACTCAGCGATCTTTCAATGCATAGTGGGCGAGTTTCACAATCCGATTGAGAAGATCATCCTTACGGCCTCAGGTGGACCATTCCGCGGCATGTCGAAAGAGCAATTGGAGAAGGTTACAAAAGCACAGGCACTAAAACATCCTAATTGGGATATGGGTGCAAAGATTACGATAGACTCAGCCACCCTCATGAATAAGGGGCTTGAGGTGATCGAAGCCAAATGGCTTTTCGGACTTAAACCGGAGCAGGTTGATGTTGTCGTGCATCCGCAGTCCATTATTCACTCCATGGTGCAGTTTGAAGATGGCTCCATCAAGGCTCAAATGGGCTTGCCTGATATGAAGTTGCCTATCCAATATGCTATGGCTTACCCACAGCGATTGAAGTCTGATTTCCAGCGTTTTAACTTCGTAAATTACCCGGCCCTCACATTTGAACAACCTGATAAGAAAACTTTTCGTAATCTTGCACTAGCGTTTGAAGCTTTGGACAAAGGCGGTAACATGCCATGCGTACTCAATGCTGCTAACGAAATAGTGGTAGCGGAATTTTTAAAAGACAAGGTTGGTTTTCTTGAAATGTCCGACATAGTGGAACATTGTATGGAAAAAATTGCTTTTATAAATGCTCCTACATACGAGGATTACGTAAACACAGATAAAGAAACAAGAATCAGAGCTTTAGAACTTATAGATTAA